The following proteins are co-located in the Salinigranum halophilum genome:
- a CDS encoding LUD domain-containing protein has translation MATGTVTTFEASLDRLDVDWTHTTREGFADVLQEVATEPAVGTPLPLDVLLPDWVNTNPTPRELDAATTGITAAGLGVAAYGSVLLPSTPEGTEPVSLFPDLHVAVLRVDDVVPGMVEAFEFIGGEFRDGDHSSAIIATGPSATADMGELVRGAHGPKDVHVVMLDE, from the coding sequence ATGGCAACTGGCACGGTCACGACGTTCGAGGCCTCACTGGACCGGCTCGACGTCGACTGGACGCACACGACACGCGAGGGGTTCGCGGACGTCTTACAGGAGGTGGCGACGGAACCGGCGGTCGGCACGCCGCTTCCCCTCGACGTCTTGCTCCCCGACTGGGTGAACACGAACCCGACCCCGCGCGAACTCGACGCGGCGACGACGGGTATCACCGCCGCTGGCTTGGGAGTCGCAGCGTACGGGAGCGTCCTCCTCCCGTCGACGCCCGAGGGTACCGAGCCGGTCTCTCTGTTCCCCGACCTCCACGTCGCGGTGCTCCGCGTCGACGACGTGGTTCCCGGGATGGTCGAGGCGTTCGAGTTCATCGGCGGGGAGTTCCGCGACGGCGACCACTCCTCGGCGATCATCGCCACCGGACCGAGTGCGACGGCCGACATGGGTGAACTGGTGAGAGGTGCACACGGGCCGAAAGACGTTCACGTGGTGATGCTCGATGAGTAG
- a CDS encoding LUD domain-containing protein, whose amino-acid sequence MSSQSREAKAERIRHLLETEGDAVKTNTRGFNQGRYDSVSKLDSYEDLRARAREIKEDAIDRLPELLDELEATVEANGGTVYIADDAADANRYVREVCRDEEADRLVKSKSMTSEEIEVNEFLEADGVDVVETDLGEWVLQVADEAPSHIVAPAIHKSREGIAKLFNETFAPEEELETAEELTMFAREQLLEAIKGADVGMTGANFITADTGTLALVTSEGNARKSAVVPDTHVAVAGVEKVVPSVEDLPPFVELIGRSGTGQDITSYISLLTPPVESPTVDFDDADTPLADGETDRDFHLVLIDNGRMAMREDEELRETLYCIRCSACSNVCANFQSVGGHAFGGETYSGGIATGWEAGIEGLDTAAEFNDLCTGCSRCVDACPVNIDIPWINTVVRDRINRGTDHEFDWLVDGLTPDAEEGVDRQKRFFGNFSTMATVGSALAPLSNWVASTDLSRRLMEKTLGVDARRDLPSFERETFVDWFESRGPRVSATEADREAVVYPDVYTNHVQVDRGKAAVRALEALGVHVRVPDVPSSGRAPLSQGMLATAEEKAHALYGALAEHIDAERDIVVVEPSDLAMFDREYEKFLAPTSQERLSAASYEVMEYLYGLLENDGDPAALCAPGADDPGVAYHSHCQQRTLGLEGYTEAVLDRLGYDVVTSDVECCGMAGSFGYKSEYYELSMDVGSELEAQFSTAETRERRVVASGTSCLEQLDSMLARPSQHPVELVAPER is encoded by the coding sequence ATGAGTAGTCAGTCTCGCGAGGCGAAAGCCGAGCGCATCCGCCACCTCCTCGAGACAGAGGGTGACGCGGTCAAGACCAACACGCGCGGCTTCAACCAGGGTCGGTACGACTCCGTTTCGAAGCTCGACTCGTACGAGGACCTCCGCGCTCGCGCACGCGAAATCAAAGAAGACGCCATCGACCGTCTCCCCGAACTCCTCGACGAGCTCGAGGCGACAGTCGAGGCGAACGGCGGGACGGTGTACATCGCCGACGACGCGGCGGACGCCAACCGCTACGTGCGGGAGGTCTGCCGCGACGAGGAAGCCGACCGGCTCGTAAAGTCGAAGTCGATGACCTCCGAGGAGATCGAGGTGAACGAGTTCCTCGAAGCCGACGGCGTCGACGTCGTCGAGACCGACCTCGGCGAGTGGGTGTTGCAGGTCGCCGACGAGGCCCCCTCACACATCGTCGCCCCGGCTATCCACAAGTCCCGCGAGGGAATCGCGAAGCTCTTCAACGAGACGTTCGCCCCCGAGGAGGAACTCGAGACGGCGGAGGAACTCACGATGTTCGCCCGCGAGCAGTTGCTCGAAGCCATCAAAGGGGCGGACGTCGGGATGACCGGCGCGAACTTCATCACGGCGGACACGGGAACGCTGGCCCTGGTCACGAGCGAGGGCAACGCCCGGAAGTCGGCCGTGGTCCCCGACACCCACGTCGCTGTCGCAGGCGTCGAGAAGGTCGTCCCGAGCGTCGAGGACCTCCCGCCGTTCGTCGAACTCATCGGCCGGTCGGGGACCGGCCAGGACATCACTTCGTACATCTCGCTGCTCACGCCGCCCGTCGAGTCGCCGACCGTCGATTTCGACGACGCCGACACGCCACTTGCGGACGGCGAGACCGACCGCGACTTCCACCTCGTCCTCATCGACAACGGCCGCATGGCGATGCGCGAGGACGAGGAGTTGCGAGAGACGCTCTACTGCATCCGGTGTTCGGCGTGTTCGAACGTCTGTGCGAACTTCCAGTCGGTCGGCGGCCACGCCTTCGGCGGCGAGACCTACTCGGGCGGCATCGCCACCGGCTGGGAGGCCGGTATCGAAGGCCTCGACACGGCGGCGGAGTTCAACGACCTCTGTACGGGCTGTTCGCGGTGCGTCGACGCCTGCCCCGTGAACATCGACATCCCGTGGATCAACACGGTCGTCAGAGACCGCATCAACCGTGGCACCGACCACGAGTTCGACTGGCTCGTGGACGGGCTGACTCCCGACGCCGAGGAGGGCGTCGACCGTCAGAAGCGCTTCTTCGGCAACTTCTCGACGATGGCCACGGTCGGCAGCGCCCTGGCCCCGCTGTCGAACTGGGTCGCGTCCACCGACCTCTCCCGGCGACTGATGGAGAAGACCCTCGGCGTGGACGCCCGCCGCGACCTCCCGTCGTTCGAGCGCGAGACGTTCGTCGACTGGTTCGAGTCGCGAGGGCCGCGGGTCTCGGCGACCGAAGCCGACCGTGAGGCCGTCGTCTACCCCGACGTGTACACCAACCACGTGCAGGTCGACCGGGGGAAGGCGGCGGTACGGGCGCTCGAGGCGCTCGGCGTTCACGTCCGCGTCCCCGACGTCCCGTCGTCCGGCCGGGCACCGCTCTCGCAGGGGATGCTCGCGACCGCCGAGGAGAAGGCCCACGCGCTCTACGGCGCGCTCGCGGAGCACATCGACGCCGAGCGCGACATCGTCGTCGTCGAACCCTCGGACCTGGCGATGTTCGACCGCGAGTACGAGAAGTTCCTCGCGCCGACGTCACAGGAGCGGCTCTCGGCGGCGAGTTACGAGGTGATGGAGTATCTCTACGGGCTGCTGGAGAACGACGGCGACCCCGCGGCGCTCTGTGCCCCCGGCGCAGACGACCCGGGCGTCGCGTACCACTCACACTGTCAGCAACGGACGCTCGGGCTCGAAGGCTACACCGAGGCGGTCCTCGACCGCCTCGGGTACGACGTCGTGACCTCAGACGTCGAGTGCTGCGGGATGGCCGGTTCGTTCGGCTACAAGTCGGAGTATTACGAGCTCTCGATGGACGTCGGGAGCGAACTCGAAGCGCAGTTCTCGACCGCAGAGACGCGCGAACGCCGCGTCGTCGCCTCGGGTACCTCCTGTCTCGAACAGCTCGACTCGATGCTCGCGCGGCCGTCACAGCACCCCGTCGAACTGGTCGCGCCCGAACGGTAA
- a CDS encoding PRC-barrel domain-containing protein — MDGTPQEITNLVGREVYSNNGVFVGEVRDVHLDFERQTVTELALQDLNDELFHGRIDPGKGVMVPYRWVRAVGDVILINDVVERYKNEEEEQAIA; from the coding sequence ATGGATGGGACGCCCCAGGAGATCACGAACCTAGTCGGCCGCGAGGTGTACTCGAACAACGGTGTGTTCGTCGGCGAAGTGCGTGACGTTCACCTCGACTTCGAGCGACAGACGGTCACCGAACTCGCGTTACAGGACCTCAACGACGAACTGTTCCACGGCCGCATCGACCCCGGAAAGGGCGTGATGGTTCCCTACCGATGGGTCCGCGCCGTCGGCGACGTCATCCTCATCAACGACGTCGTCGAGCGGTACAAGAACGAGGAAGAAGAGCAGGCTATCGCCTGA
- a CDS encoding DHH family phosphoesterase codes for MSTGVTVSSMSTYAILGCGSVGHAVAEELAEEGKHVLILDKDADRVEALRDQDLNAQQTDIMDASVSTAVEDRDVILILASDVEANKAAVSTIRDAGGDQFIVVRASDPVSKDELLDLGADVVINPSEVIADSALRALETGELEYKARQLADLLTGTDGKLAILTHDNPDPDSIASAVALQAIADEYDVEADIVYDGDIGHQENRAFVNLLGIELLPRSETALDGYSAIALVDHMKSGALEPDVEVDIFIDHFEPDEGIDADFTDVRPNVSSSSTILTKYIQEFDLSPSEAVATALLYGIRAETMDFKRETTPADLTAAAYLYPFANHDTLEQVESPSMSPETLDVLAEAIQNRDVQGSHLVSNAGFIRDREALTQAAQHLLNLEGITTTAVFGIADDKIYLAARSKDIRINIGNALQDAFTGIGEAAGHSTQGSVEIPLGIFTGIEGGDGNRDTLLQLTEEAVRRKLFQALGVDSTSESTNGS; via the coding sequence ATGAGCACTGGGGTCACCGTCTCGTCGATGTCCACCTACGCCATTCTCGGGTGTGGAAGCGTAGGCCACGCGGTGGCGGAGGAACTCGCCGAGGAGGGCAAGCACGTTCTGATTCTCGACAAGGACGCGGACCGCGTCGAAGCGCTACGCGACCAGGACCTCAACGCCCAGCAGACGGACATCATGGACGCGTCCGTGAGCACGGCGGTCGAGGACCGCGACGTCATCCTCATCCTCGCGTCCGACGTCGAGGCGAACAAGGCGGCCGTCTCGACGATTCGCGACGCCGGTGGCGACCAGTTCATCGTCGTTCGCGCATCCGACCCGGTCTCGAAAGACGAACTCCTCGATCTGGGCGCGGACGTCGTCATCAACCCCTCGGAGGTCATCGCCGACTCCGCGCTCCGGGCGCTGGAGACCGGGGAGTTGGAGTACAAAGCGCGCCAGCTCGCGGACCTCCTGACGGGGACGGACGGCAAACTGGCCATCCTCACCCACGACAACCCCGACCCCGACTCCATCGCGAGCGCCGTTGCGCTGCAGGCGATTGCCGACGAGTACGACGTCGAAGCCGACATCGTCTACGACGGCGACATCGGGCACCAGGAGAACCGAGCGTTCGTCAACCTGCTCGGTATCGAACTCCTCCCGCGGTCGGAGACCGCCCTCGACGGCTACAGCGCCATCGCGCTCGTCGACCACATGAAATCGGGAGCGCTCGAACCCGACGTCGAGGTCGACATCTTCATCGACCACTTCGAACCCGACGAGGGCATCGACGCCGACTTCACCGACGTCCGCCCGAACGTCTCCTCGTCGTCGACCATCCTCACGAAGTACATCCAGGAGTTCGACCTCTCTCCCTCCGAGGCGGTCGCCACCGCGCTCCTCTACGGCATCCGCGCGGAGACGATGGACTTCAAGCGAGAGACCACGCCGGCAGACCTGACGGCCGCCGCCTACCTGTACCCCTTCGCGAACCACGACACGCTCGAACAGGTCGAGTCGCCGTCGATGTCGCCCGAGACGCTCGACGTGCTCGCGGAGGCCATCCAGAACCGCGACGTCCAGGGGAGCCACCTCGTCTCGAACGCCGGGTTCATCCGCGACCGCGAGGCGCTCACCCAGGCGGCACAACACCTCCTCAACCTCGAAGGCATCACCACGACCGCGGTCTTCGGTATCGCGGACGACAAGATCTACCTCGCCGCCCGCTCGAAGGACATCCGCATCAACATCGGCAACGCGCTCCAGGACGCCTTCACCGGCATCGGCGAGGCGGCCGGCCACTCCACGCAGGGCAGCGTCGAGATTCCACTCGGCATCTTCACCGGTATCGAAGGCGGCGACGGCAACCGCGACACGCTGCTGCAACTGACCGAGGAGGCGGTCCGCCGGAAGCTGTTCCAGGCACTGGGCGTGGACTCGACGAGCGAGAGCACGAACGGGTCCTGA
- a CDS encoding DUF7342 family protein, whose translation MNERVRTVMKRTYDPQSVATTAERVLTSETTARKHLGILTDDGIVEAVSLSRTRAGRGTTALPARSSSNVRGRYSTRSASRRCWDASGRDVRARRVGRATRRETSRAWTDLVRRLRGIRHSIRE comes from the coding sequence GTGAACGAGCGCGTTCGTACCGTGATGAAGCGGACGTACGACCCGCAGTCGGTCGCCACCACCGCCGAGCGCGTGCTGACCTCAGAGACGACCGCACGCAAGCATCTCGGCATCCTCACCGATGACGGAATCGTTGAGGCAGTCTCTCTCTCGCGGACACGCGCAGGACGTGGTACAACCGCGCTCCCCGCTCGGTCGTCCTCGAACGTGCGGGGCAGATACTCGACTCGGTCGGCGTCGAGACGCTGTTGGGACGCATCAGGTCGTGACGTTCGCGCGCGCCGAGTTGGACGGGCAACTCGTCGAGAAACATCTCGGGCCTGGACAGACCTCGTTCGACGACTACGAGGGATTCGACACTCCATCAGAGAGTGA
- a CDS encoding UPF0175 family protein — protein sequence MKTVTTRIPEDDERALAELEDEMSADRSEVLRRLIRQGLSDWRKERALDQLREHTITLRKAAELADVSYVEMLTLAAEEGIDVGYTTDDLERDLDRI from the coding sequence ATGAAGACGGTCACCACGCGCATTCCGGAAGACGACGAGAGGGCACTCGCCGAGTTGGAGGACGAGATGAGTGCCGACCGGTCAGAAGTACTCCGTCGACTCATCCGACAGGGCCTCTCCGACTGGCGCAAGGAGCGAGCACTCGACCAGCTCCGAGAACACACCATCACGTTGCGGAAGGCAGCGGAGCTTGCGGACGTCTCCTACGTCGAGATGTTGACGCTCGCCGCCGAGGAGGGAATCGACGTGGGATACACGACTGACGACCTCGAACGCGACCTCGACCGCATCTGA
- a CDS encoding heavy metal translocating P-type ATPase, which translates to MTETPDAPGEVSRDGQRRELSVRLTVPEMDCPSCAQKVDKSLQRVDGIVDATLQPTTGTATVTYDPDRVTETDVVRAIENAGYEVINRGDDAEESSDGELGIAPPSEIWTSPRAVKTWIGAAFVVFGLVFEFVLTGQNPAVASVLDYPLHLADVLFLSATTVSGYPVVRGGYYSAKNRSLDIDLLMGTAIIAATGIGYFVEAATLAVLFSVAELLEDYAMDRARDSLRELMELSPDEATVRRDTGASETPRADGEAVDGDEETVPADEVEVGETVVVRPGEKIPLDGTVVEGRSAVDESPITGESVPVDKGVGDEVYAGSINEEGYLEFEADAPASESTLSQIIEMVQGAQEKKTEKEQFVDRFAGYYTPTIVVLAILTAALPPLLINGSATVSIAGLSHTFSGGWQTWFIRGLTLLVIACPCAFVISTPVSVVSGITSAAKNGVLIKGGNYLEAMGDVDAIALDKTGTLTKGELAVTDVVALGGATDEEVLRYAAALEQRSEHPIAEAILARAGETKLGDVPSIEAFESITGKGIRADVDGETYYAGKPTLFEELGFDLSHAHLRADGGIVTEPAHEQCEREDCTDIESGAIAQFEDEGKTVVLVGTHKELVGIVAIADEVRPAAKQAVARLHDLGVEHVVMLTGDNEGTARAIAEQVGVDEYRAELLPDEKVDAVEMLQAEYGEVAMVGDGINDAPALATADVGIAMGAAGTDTALETADIALMADDIGKLPYLYALSHKANGVIRQNIWTSLGVKALLAVGVPLGLVSVALAVVVGDMGMSLGVTGNAMRLSRMKPDRFFDA; encoded by the coding sequence ATGACCGAGACCCCAGACGCGCCGGGAGAAGTGAGCAGAGATGGGCAACGCCGAGAGCTGTCCGTCCGCCTCACCGTCCCCGAGATGGACTGTCCGTCCTGCGCTCAGAAGGTCGACAAGAGCCTCCAGCGCGTCGACGGCATCGTCGACGCCACACTCCAGCCGACCACCGGCACGGCCACGGTCACCTACGACCCCGACCGCGTTACCGAGACTGATGTCGTTCGGGCCATCGAGAACGCGGGCTACGAGGTCATCAACCGTGGAGACGACGCCGAGGAGTCGTCGGACGGCGAGTTGGGGATTGCTCCTCCGTCGGAGATCTGGACGAGTCCGCGTGCGGTCAAGACGTGGATCGGCGCGGCGTTCGTCGTGTTCGGTCTCGTCTTCGAGTTCGTCCTCACCGGGCAGAATCCCGCCGTGGCGAGCGTTCTCGACTACCCCCTCCACCTCGCCGACGTCCTGTTCCTTAGCGCGACTACCGTCAGCGGCTATCCGGTCGTCCGAGGAGGGTACTACTCGGCCAAGAACCGCTCGCTCGACATCGACCTCCTGATGGGGACGGCCATCATCGCCGCGACCGGCATCGGCTACTTCGTCGAGGCCGCGACGCTGGCCGTCCTGTTCAGCGTCGCCGAACTGCTCGAAGACTACGCGATGGACAGGGCGCGTGACTCCCTGCGTGAGCTGATGGAACTGTCACCTGACGAGGCCACCGTCCGCCGTGACACCGGGGCGTCGGAGACGCCCCGAGCAGACGGCGAAGCCGTCGATGGGGACGAGGAGACCGTTCCCGCCGACGAGGTCGAGGTCGGTGAGACGGTCGTCGTCCGGCCCGGCGAGAAGATTCCGCTCGATGGCACTGTCGTGGAGGGCAGGAGTGCGGTCGACGAGTCCCCCATCACCGGCGAGAGCGTCCCAGTCGACAAGGGTGTCGGTGACGAGGTGTACGCCGGCAGCATCAACGAGGAGGGCTACCTCGAGTTCGAGGCCGACGCGCCCGCCTCGGAGTCGACGCTCTCACAGATCATCGAAATGGTGCAGGGCGCACAGGAGAAGAAGACCGAGAAAGAGCAGTTCGTCGACCGGTTCGCGGGCTACTACACACCCACAATCGTCGTCTTGGCGATCCTGACCGCCGCGCTTCCGCCGCTACTCATCAACGGCAGTGCCACGGTCAGTATCGCCGGGCTCTCGCACACGTTCAGTGGGGGCTGGCAGACGTGGTTCATTCGCGGGCTAACTCTACTCGTCATCGCCTGTCCCTGTGCCTTCGTCATCTCGACGCCCGTTTCCGTCGTCTCGGGGATTACCAGTGCCGCGAAGAACGGCGTCCTCATCAAAGGCGGCAACTATCTCGAAGCGATGGGCGACGTCGACGCTATCGCCCTCGACAAGACGGGGACGCTCACCAAGGGCGAACTCGCGGTCACGGACGTCGTGGCACTCGGCGGCGCGACGGACGAGGAGGTACTTCGCTACGCGGCTGCGCTCGAACAGCGGAGTGAACACCCAATCGCCGAGGCGATTCTCGCCCGCGCTGGAGAGACAAAACTCGGCGACGTGCCGAGCATCGAGGCGTTCGAGAGCATCACCGGAAAAGGAATCCGTGCGGATGTCGACGGAGAGACGTACTACGCGGGCAAGCCCACACTCTTCGAGGAGTTGGGCTTCGACCTGTCGCACGCTCATCTCCGGGCCGACGGCGGGATAGTCACCGAGCCCGCACACGAGCAGTGCGAGCGGGAGGACTGTACGGACATCGAGAGCGGCGCGATTGCGCAGTTCGAGGACGAGGGCAAGACGGTCGTGCTCGTCGGCACCCATAAAGAACTCGTCGGCATCGTTGCCATCGCCGACGAGGTGCGGCCGGCCGCCAAACAGGCGGTCGCACGGTTGCACGACCTCGGCGTCGAACACGTCGTGATGCTGACCGGCGACAACGAGGGAACGGCCCGTGCGATTGCCGAACAGGTCGGCGTTGACGAGTATCGGGCCGAGTTGCTGCCCGACGAGAAGGTCGATGCCGTGGAGATGTTGCAGGCGGAGTACGGCGAGGTAGCGATGGTCGGTGATGGCATCAACGACGCGCCGGCACTGGCGACCGCCGACGTCGGCATCGCGATGGGCGCGGCCGGGACGGATACCGCGCTCGAAACGGCGGATATCGCGCTGATGGCCGACGACATCGGCAAGCTACCGTACCTCTACGCGCTGTCGCACAAGGCGAACGGAGTGATTCGTCAGAACATCTGGACGAGTCTCGGTGTGAAGGCCCTGCTCGCGGTCGGTGTCCCACTGGGGCTGGTGAGCGTCGCGCTGGCGGTCGTCGTCGGTGATATGGGGATGAGTCTCGGTGTGACGGGCAACGCGATGCGGCTGTCGCGGATGAAGCCCGACCGCTTCTTCGACGCCTGA
- a CDS encoding helix-turn-helix domain-containing protein: MRELVFALEYEPGCNEVADTLVDHPDARVRSLSLHVTAERLWRVDHATGTTAALDAIEDTFLTSDYYADCLATEDCGATQTTRVLDRTDDTLVLYSDWVRTPTCASVPHIARDHLGDGVLFETRHEGRHYTWRLIHSGEGSVTAFFDDLETAVGECATMELLRTADTTASAGGDAGMPGSMSPEQEAALRAAVEHGYYESPRDVDVGELAEHLGVPRSTLTYRLRRAEEYLTKRHVAGEWTTEGSPVSL; this comes from the coding sequence ATGCGTGAACTCGTCTTCGCCCTCGAATACGAACCGGGATGCAACGAGGTGGCAGACACCCTCGTCGACCACCCCGATGCCCGAGTCCGTTCGTTGTCGCTGCACGTCACTGCCGAGCGCCTCTGGCGGGTCGACCACGCCACCGGAACCACGGCCGCGCTCGACGCCATCGAGGACACCTTCCTCACCAGCGATTACTACGCCGACTGTCTGGCGACCGAGGACTGTGGTGCCACACAGACGACTCGCGTCCTCGACCGCACGGACGATACGCTCGTCCTCTACTCCGACTGGGTGCGCACTCCCACCTGCGCGTCCGTTCCCCACATCGCCCGTGACCATCTCGGTGACGGCGTGCTGTTCGAGACCCGTCACGAGGGCCGCCACTACACGTGGCGACTCATCCACTCCGGCGAGGGCAGCGTAACTGCGTTCTTCGACGACCTCGAGACGGCAGTCGGGGAGTGCGCAACGATGGAATTGCTCCGCACCGCTGACACGACGGCCTCGGCGGGGGGAGATGCCGGGATGCCGGGCAGTATGTCCCCCGAGCAAGAGGCCGCGCTCCGGGCTGCCGTCGAGCACGGCTACTACGAGTCACCACGCGATGTTGACGTCGGCGAACTGGCCGAGCATCTCGGCGTACCGCGGTCGACGCTCACCTACCGACTCCGGCGGGCCGAGGAATACTTGACGAAGCGGCACGTCGCGGGAGAATGGACGACAGAGGGGTCACCAGTATCGCTTTAG
- a CDS encoding ester cyclase, with the protein MMTTAQHKEIVRRYVEEVWNEKDLALVDELYGEDYVGHWYLPGGAEATRADLRAFIEAVHRGFPDFEMTIEFMLAEDDLVTVGFTTEGTHEGEFMGFEPTGGEETTVISGTMTHRFEDGVIVETWSNWDALGLLQLIGALPTDLSTGVTA; encoded by the coding sequence ATGATGACGACAGCTCAGCACAAGGAGATAGTGCGTCGCTACGTCGAGGAGGTCTGGAACGAGAAAGACCTCGCCCTCGTCGATGAACTCTACGGCGAGGACTACGTCGGCCACTGGTACCTTCCCGGCGGCGCGGAGGCGACCCGCGCGGACCTCCGCGCCTTCATCGAGGCGGTCCACCGGGGCTTCCCGGACTTCGAGATGACCATCGAGTTCATGCTCGCCGAGGACGACCTCGTGACGGTCGGGTTCACCACCGAGGGGACCCACGAGGGTGAGTTCATGGGGTTCGAACCGACGGGTGGCGAGGAGACGACCGTCATCAGTGGGACGATGACTCATCGCTTCGAGGACGGCGTCATCGTCGAGACGTGGAGCAACTGGGACGCCCTCGGCCTGCTCCAGCTCATCGGCGCGCTCCCGACGGACCTCTCGACGGGCGTCACGGCGTGA